The Vibrio echinoideorum genome includes a region encoding these proteins:
- the fliN gene encoding flagellar motor switch protein FliN, producing MEPSEDQKLADEWAAALGEDPLAPSIDVDDVLAAPLDELTDSSSPISEDERRKLDTIMDIPVTISMEVGRSQISIRNLLQLNQGSVVELDRIAGESLDVMVNGTLIAHGEVVVVNDKFGIRLTDVISQTERIKKLR from the coding sequence ATGGAACCTAGTGAAGATCAAAAGTTAGCAGACGAATGGGCTGCTGCACTTGGTGAAGACCCTTTAGCACCGTCAATTGATGTCGACGACGTGCTCGCTGCACCACTTGATGAGTTAACTGATTCATCGTCTCCGATTTCTGAAGATGAGCGTCGTAAACTGGATACCATCATGGATATCCCAGTGACCATTTCCATGGAAGTTGGCCGCTCTCAGATTAGTATCCGTAATTTACTGCAACTGAACCAAGGTTCGGTTGTCGAGCTAGATAGAATTGCTGGTGAATCACTGGATGTGATGGTTAACGGTACTCTGATTGCGCACGGTGAAGTGGTTGTGGTAAACGACAAATTTGGTATTCGTTTGACTGACGTGATTAGCCAAACAGAACGAATTAAGAAGTTACGTTAA